The Alteromonas stellipolaris genome includes a region encoding these proteins:
- a CDS encoding GNAT family N-acetyltransferase, which yields MAYTIENVDWAKDKHRLKAIREDVFVLEWRVPQDSEFDERDASAFHVLLLEEGKDANVPIATGRLTQCGEIGRIAVKRGYRNMAIYRALFAALIEVANHHHVTILKVSCSLDSVSYHQGLGFKPEGQVFMDGGVARQRMQCPVERFPFPDVSQMH from the coding sequence ATGGCTTATACGATAGAGAACGTCGATTGGGCAAAGGATAAGCATCGACTTAAAGCAATTAGGGAAGATGTATTCGTTTTGGAATGGCGAGTACCTCAAGACAGTGAGTTTGATGAGCGCGATGCCAGCGCTTTTCACGTGCTGCTTTTGGAAGAAGGTAAAGACGCCAACGTACCTATTGCAACGGGAAGATTAACCCAGTGTGGGGAAATTGGCAGAATTGCAGTGAAACGCGGTTACCGAAATATGGCTATCTATCGCGCTCTATTTGCCGCACTAATAGAAGTTGCTAACCACCATCACGTCACTATATTAAAAGTAAGCTGTAGCCTTGATAGTGTGTCATACCATCAAGGCTTAGGCTTCAAACCCGAAGGACAAGTATTCATGGATGGGGGCGTAGCACGTCAACGCATGCAATGCCCTGTAGAGCGTTTTCCATTTCCCGATGTTTCACAAATGCATTAG
- a CDS encoding JmjC domain-containing protein, with amino-acid sequence MKEFDIEHFLFHYWQQKPVVLRGFFQDFEDPIDEHDLAGLAQEEEIDSRLLSFENTSGNPADGTGEWKVHQGPIHDFEAVCEGAWTLLVQSVDRYVHDVADILEPFRFLPNWRLDDLMVSFATKNAGVGAHIDQYDVFLVQGKGQRRWRVGKPGEYKEVFPHPKLRQIEGFDPIIDEVLNPGDVLYIPPGWPHDGKALEDCLTYSVGFRAPETAQLADSLSLMLETSDINLRFTDAGRTLSTTSAVVESSDIAALKQQLITAINSDDFTHALLESLSEQGLPEYPPEYLYTDSQIAAGFEEGVEFAPAPGVRALIATNVVNAEITSPSSDCRYFYVNGERFSYNKEDEQWVQLLVNNDVLFADILPDLPSFAFLATLTTLINKGYWEWIEA; translated from the coding sequence ATGAAAGAATTCGATATAGAACATTTTCTATTTCATTATTGGCAACAAAAGCCTGTTGTATTACGTGGCTTTTTTCAAGATTTTGAAGATCCTATCGATGAGCACGATTTGGCAGGCTTAGCCCAAGAAGAAGAAATAGATAGCCGACTACTAAGCTTTGAGAATACCAGTGGCAACCCAGCGGATGGCACAGGCGAATGGAAAGTTCATCAAGGGCCAATTCATGATTTTGAAGCCGTTTGCGAAGGTGCATGGACACTACTTGTACAAAGTGTAGACAGGTACGTACATGACGTAGCTGACATTCTTGAACCCTTCCGCTTTCTTCCAAATTGGCGTCTAGACGACCTAATGGTAAGTTTTGCCACTAAAAATGCAGGTGTTGGCGCGCATATCGACCAATACGATGTATTTTTGGTGCAGGGAAAGGGTCAGCGTCGTTGGCGCGTAGGTAAGCCTGGAGAATACAAAGAAGTATTCCCACACCCTAAACTTCGTCAAATTGAAGGCTTCGACCCTATTATTGATGAAGTACTAAACCCAGGTGACGTACTGTATATTCCGCCGGGTTGGCCTCATGATGGCAAAGCATTGGAAGACTGCTTAACCTACTCTGTAGGCTTTCGTGCCCCTGAAACCGCACAATTAGCTGATAGCCTGTCCTTGATGTTGGAAACAAGCGACATTAACCTGCGATTTACCGACGCAGGTAGAACATTATCGACGACTTCGGCAGTGGTTGAATCTAGTGATATTGCCGCGTTAAAGCAACAGCTCATCACAGCGATTAATTCCGATGACTTCACCCATGCATTGCTTGAATCGCTCAGTGAACAAGGCCTTCCAGAGTATCCACCTGAGTATTTATATACTGATAGCCAAATAGCCGCTGGATTTGAAGAAGGTGTAGAGTTTGCTCCAGCACCGGGAGTAAGAGCACTAATAGCGACGAATGTTGTTAATGCTGAAATTACATCCCCTTCTAGCGATTGTCGTTATTTCTATGTGAACGGCGAACGTTTCAGTTATAACAAAGAAGATGAGCAATGGGTGCAGCTTTTAGTGAACAACGACGTACTATTTGCCGATATCCTGCCTGATCTCCCCTCTTTTGCGTTTTTAGCAACATTAACTACACTTATAAACAAGGGTTACTGGGAATGGATAGAAGCGTAA
- a CDS encoding DUF4826 family protein → MTDNTPQNEMTDQQRSEWVREQFQKANKHLAENGVLFESVVTNESRYLVPYLAVWKIKDTNNAMYWVMSGDLPTDYIAESTAATARDVIKHFAMAWQLKAANLRASEGADATSLEYAELLESRAEGLHAIQNQDELWQGV, encoded by the coding sequence ATGACAGACAATACACCTCAAAATGAAATGACCGATCAGCAGCGCAGTGAATGGGTGCGTGAGCAATTTCAAAAAGCCAATAAACACCTGGCTGAAAATGGTGTGCTTTTTGAATCAGTCGTGACAAATGAAAGCCGCTACCTAGTACCTTACTTGGCGGTATGGAAGATAAAAGACACCAACAATGCGATGTATTGGGTAATGAGTGGTGATTTACCTACTGACTACATTGCTGAGTCTACGGCTGCTACTGCTCGCGATGTAATTAAGCATTTTGCAATGGCATGGCAGTTAAAGGCGGCAAATTTACGCGCTTCCGAGGGGGCAGATGCGACATCGTTGGAATATGCGGAATTATTAGAAAGTAGAGCAGAGGGGTTGCACGCCATACAAAACCAAGATGAACTGTGGCAAGGCGTTTAA